From the genome of Desulfobaculum xiamenense:
ATGACGCCGAACGGTACTGATCGGACGCCCTGTGCCGCCGAGAGGTGTGCCGCGTGATCGTGGTGCGCCTCATGGGCGGAGTGGGCAATCAGATGTTCCAGTATGCGGCGGGGCGCGCCTTGGCCTTGCGCCTTGAGGCCCCGTTGCGCCTCGATCTGTCGTCCTTTCCGGACGAGCGCGGGCGGGAGTTCGCGCTTGGCTCGCTGCCTCTGTGTGCCGAGGTCGTCACCTCCGCCGAGCTGGAGTGTTTTCCGCCGGTAGCCGCCGCGCCCAGCGGGGGCAGGGCCGCGCGCATGCTGCGGCGGATTGCCTGCCGCGTGCGCGGCGCGCGGCGAAGTGGCGGCCCCCTTCGCTTTCGCGAACCGCATTTCCATTACGCCTCGGCCTTCGAGCGCCTGACCGGGGACGTCTATCTCGACGGCTATTGGCAGAGCGAACGCTATTTCGCCGCCGCATCGTCCACCGTGGCCAAGGAACTGACCCTTGCCGAGCCGCAGGACGCCCGCAATGCGGAACTGGCCGCGCGCATTCTTTCTTCGGACTCGGTGAGCGTGCACGTGCGCCGGGGCGACTACGTCCACGACCCCACGCTGGCGGGGCTTTACGCCGAGCTCTCGCCGGACTGGTACCGCCGCGCCGCGCTTATGGCCGCGAGCGGGCTTGCCGCCCCGGAATTCTTCGTCTTTTCGGATGACCCGGATTGGGTGCGCGGGCATCTGGACTTCGGCCACCCGTTGACCGTGGTCGATCACAACGCGGGTGCGCCGCTTGCGGACATGCGGCTTATGAGCCTGTGCGGGCGGCACGTCATCGCCAATTCGAGTTTCAGTTGGTGGGGAGCGTGGCTGGACCGCCGGCCCGGAGCGGTGGTGCTGGCCCCGGCGAAGTGGTTCGGCCCGCGCCGGGCGCGGCGCAGGATCGACGACCTCTATCCCGCAACGTGGAGGCGGACATGACCCCGGCGGTGTCGGTGCTCATGGCCGTGCGCGACGGCGAGCGGTGGCTCGGGCACGCCGTTGAGAGCGTTCTCGCCCAAAGCTGTGCCGATTTCGAATGCATCGTGGTGGACGATGCCTCGACCGACACAAGCCGCGACATTCTCGCTGCGTGCGGCGATGCGCGGGTGCGGTGTATCGTCAACGAGCGGCGGCTCGGCCTTGCGGCGTCGCTGAACCGCGCCCTCGCGGCGGCGCGCGGCGCGGTGGTGGCACGGCAGGACGCCGACGACGAGTCGCGGCCCGAGCGTCTGGAGCGGCAGATGGCCTTTTTGGCGGCGCATCCCGAGGTGGGCGTGGTCGGTACCGGGGTGGACATGGTGGACGACGAGGGGCGTCCGGCGGGTGAGTATCTGCTGTATCCCGACCACGCGCGGATTTCGTGGGCGCTGTGCTTCGGGCATCCCTTCGCGCATCCCTCGGTCTGCCTGCGAACGGAGCTTTTGCGCCGTGTGGGCGGCTACGACGAATCCTTCGGCGCGGCGCAGGATCACGACCTGTGGACCCGGCTGGCCGGGCGTACGCGCTTCGCCAACCTTGACGAGCGCTTCGTTGTCTACCGCCGTCATGACGCGTCGGTGAGTAGCGCCCGTGCCGGACGCCAGCGCGAGGCCGACGCGCGGGCGCGGGCCGCGCATCTGTCGTGGCTGACGGGGCGGCACGTGGACGAGGCGGAACTGTTCTGGAACGCGCTACCTGCGGCGGTGCCCGGTGCCGTCGAACTCGCGCCGGAGCGGGCCGTGGCGGGGCTTGTGGCCTATGCGCGGCTGGTGGTCGAGGCGCGGCGGGCCTTTGCCCGGCGTATGCGCTGTGACGCAGCCGAGGCGCGGGCCGTGGACCGCCTTGCGGGGCGGCGGCTGTGGAACGTAGGTGCCGCCCTTGCGCGGGTGTCGGTGCCGTGGGCGGCGTGGGCGGTCGCGCGGGCCATGGCGCTGGACCCGGCGCTTGCGGGGAGGGAAGCCCGGAGCGGGCTACGGCGCACAGTGGCGCGGCTGCTGCGGCGCGCGGAGGACGCGGGATGAGGATTCTCCACGTCAATCTCAACCTCGTCGAGGGCGGGCTCGAACGCGTTATGGCCTTGCAGTGCGCGGGCCTTGCCGCGCGCGGGCACGACAATCTCGTTCTGCACGGACGTCCCGAGCGGCCGGACTGCGCCGTGGACGGGGCGCGGTGTGCGTGCGTGCCGTGGGTCACCCATGTCCGCTGCCCGGACCTTGGCGACAGGCTGGCCGATGTGCGCGAGCTGCTGCGGCGCGAGCGGCCGGACGTGGCGCTCCTCAACCATGTGTTTTGTCCCGAACTGGTGGACCTGCTGACGCGGGAGCTACCCTGCGTGCGCTTCGTGCACGACGTGGAACTGGTTTGCTGCGGCAGGAAGATGCTCAACCGTCGGACGCCGAGCGGCGCGCCGGAGCCGTGCCTGTTTCCCCTCGGCCCATTGTGTCAGGCGCGGGCCTACATCCACCGATGCATGCCGCGCGACCCGCGCATCGGGTTGCCGCTCATCACCGCGCGGTGGCGCATTGTGCGCATGCACCGTTCCCGCACGCGCATGGCCGCTCCGAGCGGATACATCCGTGGGGTGCTCCTGCACAACGGCTTCGCCCCGGCGCGGGTGCAGGTCATCGAACATTTTGTGCCGACGCCGCATGGCGAGCCGTCTGGCCCGCAGTTTCCGGCGGATGCGCCGCCGCTGGTCCTCTTCGCGGCGCGGGTGAACAAGGGCAAGGGGCTGGACGTGCTCCTCGCGGCCCTTGCACACCTGCCGCGCCCGGTTCGGTTGGTGGTGGCCGGAGACGGGCCGGACCTCCCGGCCATGCGGGAACTGGCCGAACGCCTCGGCGTGGCGGCGAGCGTGGAATTCGCGGGCTGGATGGACCGCATGGAGCTTGAGGCGCTGCGTGCGCGGGCGGCGTTGGCCGTGGTTCCCTCGGTGTGTCCGGAGTCCTTCGCGCTGGTGGGGCTGGAGGCCATGGCCCACGCCCTGCCCGTGGTGGGCAGCGACAGCGGCGGCATTACGCAGTGGCTGGAGCACGGCGTCACGGGGCTACTGGTCCCCCCGCGCGACGCGGCGGCTCTCGCCGGGGCCATGGACGCCATCCTTGCAGATCAGAAATTGGCGCGATCCATGGGGCGCGCTGGGTATGCGGCCGTGCGTGGGCGCTTCACCCCCGAGCGCCATCTCGACGCGCTGGAGGCGCTTCTTGCGCTGGCAGCGTCCGAGGGCGCGTACGCCGGGAGGGCTTCCTGATGCGCATCCTCGCCCTGTCCCCGACCTTCCTGCCCGCCGTGGGCGGTGCCGAACTCCTCGTGTTGCATGTCCTGCGGCGTCTCGCCCTGCGGCACGAGGTGCGGCTGGTCACTCCGGTGCTGTCGGAGGCGATTCTTTCGAGCATTGGCGACCCGGGCTACGATCATCTGGTGAATTTCGAGGTGGAGCGCTACCGCGACGCGGTGAGCCTCATGCGTATCCGGGGGCATCGCGTCACGGGGGGGCTCATTCCGCCGTTCTCCCTGTCGGCCGTGGCCGCCGTGCACCGCGCCGTGCGCCGTTTTCGTCCGCATGTGCTCAATGTTCACTACTGCATGCCCACGGGCCTTGCAGTGCCGTACGCGCGCAGCGTCCTTGGCGTGCCTGCTGTGTTGTCCCTGACCGGGCGCGACGTGCCCGGCCCCGGCGTGCCGCGTTTGTGGCGGATGTGGCATCGGCTGGTGGGGGGAGCCTCGACGGAGACGACCTTCATCACCGACTGGTGCCGCCGGGCGGTGTGGGGTGCGCAGTCCCGGCGCGGGCACATCATTCCGGGCGGCGTGGATATGGCCGACCGGGAAGACCCGGCCCGAAGCTGCGAACTGCGGGAACGCTTCGGTGTGCCGAACGGGGGCCGTCTGCTCTTCGCGCTGCAACGCTTCGATCCGGTCAAGCGCGTGGGCGTGCTGGTGCGGGCCATGCCGGGCATCCTGCGCCGCGAGCCGGGGGCCGTGCTGGTCATTGGCGGCAAGGGGGCGCAGCTTGAGCGTGTGCGCTCGCTGGCCGAGGTACTTGGCGTGGCGCGCCACGTGCATTTTCCGGGTTTCGTGCCCGACGCCGAGGTGTATCCGCTGCTCATGGCCTCGGACTTGTTCGTGTTCCATTCGACCTACGAGACCTTCGGCATCGTGGCGGCGCAGGCCATGGCCTGCGGGCGGGCCGTGGTGGCCTCGGCGGACCCGGCACTGTCGGAGGTGGTGGAGCACGGGCGGACCGGGCTGCTGGTTCCCGTGGGCGATCATGAGGCGTTTGCCGATGCCGTGTGCGATCTGCTGGCCGACGACGCACGGCGTCGGACCATGGGCGAGGCCGGATACCGCCGCGCCTGCGCTGAATATTCGTGGGATGCGGTGGCCGATGGCTACGAGCGCGTGCTGTGCGCCGCCTCGGGGGAGGACTGCCCATGATGGCGCGAAGCCCCATGTGTGTGACTGCGCGGCCTTGCCCCGCCTATATCTTCGGCCATGCGCAGTTCATTGGCGGTGGCGAGGAGAGCGGGGTGGCCCTGGTGCGCGGGCTGGACCGCGCGCGCTTCGATCCCTTGGCCGTGGTGCCCGGTCCCGGTGCCGTGGCCGGGCGTCTGCGCGATGCCGGGGTGCGTACCGTGGAGGCGGCCATGCCCTCGCCGTTGCGCCACCCGCTGCGCTTCATGCGGTCCGTTGTCCGGCTGGCGCGAACCCTGCGCGACGCCGGAGCGGACATCCTGCATGCCTCGACCTCGCGCAGTGCGCTGTATGCCGCGCTGGCCGGGCGCATGCTCAACTGTCCCGTCGTGTGGCACGTGCGGGAATCCAAGACCGATTTCGCCCCCTACGATTTGCTGCTCGCCCTCGGTGCGAACCGCGTGGTCTGCGTGTCCGCCGCCGTGCGCGACATGCGCTTCTCGCGCTTCGGTCCGTTGGTCCGCGACAGGCTGACCGTCATCCGCAATGGCGTTGATGCCGCATTTTTCGACAACACGCCAAAACTGCGCCGCGCTGGGCGCGAGCGCCTTGGTGCGGGGCCGGATGAGGTGCTGTTCGGCATGCTTGGCAGCTACGTGCCGCGCAAGGGGCACGCCTTTCTGCTACGTTCGCTGGCGCGGGCCGTGGGTGGGGCCTTGCCGCCCGTGCGGCTGGTGCTGGCCGGGAACATGATCGACGCGGCCGTGCTGCGCGAGGTGAGACGGCTCGCCGCCGTGCCGGAGCTTCACGGGCGGGTGGACGTGTTCGGGCCGCACGACGATCCACGCGCGCTGTTGGCCGCCCTCGACGTCTTCGTCCTTCCCTCGACAGGCGAGGGGTTGAGCCGTGCGCTCATGGAGGCGATGAGCATGGGCCTGCCCGTGGCCGCCACGGATATTCCCGAGACGCGCGAGGGCGCGCCGCCGCCCGTGCATGCCCTTGTGGCTCCCCTAGGCGACGAGGAGGCCATGGCCCGCATTCTGCGGCGGCTGGCCGAGGACGGGCCGCTTCGCGAGCGCATGGGCCGCGCCAACCGCGAACGTGCGGTGACCCGCTTTGCCATTGGCGACCATGTGCGGCGCGTGCAGGGGCTGTACGAGGGATTGTCCGTGATGTGCGGGATGGCGTGCGACGGCATGGGACCGCGCAGGACGCCGCGCGTGCGGCGGCTAGCGCGTGGGGGCGGCCGTGGGCTTCGTTGGGCGGTGGGCGCGGCGCTTGGCCTGCTGCCGCGCCTTGCGCTTCGGTCCCCATGCGCCGGACGTGGGGAGGTGCTGGCGGTGGCCCCTGCGGACGCGGCGGACATGGCACAGGCGCTGCCCGGATTGGCCATGCTCGCCCGCAGCGTTTCGGGCGGCGTGGATGTGCTTGCCCATGGCGCGTCGGCGGAACTTGCGCGGCTTGTGCCGGGGTGTCGTGTGGTGCATGGGTTCGTGCGCG
Proteins encoded in this window:
- a CDS encoding glycosyltransferase family 4 protein: MRILALSPTFLPAVGGAELLVLHVLRRLALRHEVRLVTPVLSEAILSSIGDPGYDHLVNFEVERYRDAVSLMRIRGHRVTGGLIPPFSLSAVAAVHRAVRRFRPHVLNVHYCMPTGLAVPYARSVLGVPAVLSLTGRDVPGPGVPRLWRMWHRLVGGASTETTFITDWCRRAVWGAQSRRGHIIPGGVDMADREDPARSCELRERFGVPNGGRLLFALQRFDPVKRVGVLVRAMPGILRREPGAVLVIGGKGAQLERVRSLAEVLGVARHVHFPGFVPDAEVYPLLMASDLFVFHSTYETFGIVAAQAMACGRAVVASADPALSEVVEHGRTGLLVPVGDHEAFADAVCDLLADDARRRTMGEAGYRRACAEYSWDAVADGYERVLCAASGEDCP
- a CDS encoding glycosyltransferase family 4 protein → MRILHVNLNLVEGGLERVMALQCAGLAARGHDNLVLHGRPERPDCAVDGARCACVPWVTHVRCPDLGDRLADVRELLRRERPDVALLNHVFCPELVDLLTRELPCVRFVHDVELVCCGRKMLNRRTPSGAPEPCLFPLGPLCQARAYIHRCMPRDPRIGLPLITARWRIVRMHRSRTRMAAPSGYIRGVLLHNGFAPARVQVIEHFVPTPHGEPSGPQFPADAPPLVLFAARVNKGKGLDVLLAALAHLPRPVRLVVAGDGPDLPAMRELAERLGVAASVEFAGWMDRMELEALRARAALAVVPSVCPESFALVGLEAMAHALPVVGSDSGGITQWLEHGVTGLLVPPRDAAALAGAMDAILADQKLARSMGRAGYAAVRGRFTPERHLDALEALLALAASEGAYAGRAS
- a CDS encoding alpha-1,2-fucosyltransferase, yielding MIVVRLMGGVGNQMFQYAAGRALALRLEAPLRLDLSSFPDERGREFALGSLPLCAEVVTSAELECFPPVAAAPSGGRAARMLRRIACRVRGARRSGGPLRFREPHFHYASAFERLTGDVYLDGYWQSERYFAAASSTVAKELTLAEPQDARNAELAARILSSDSVSVHVRRGDYVHDPTLAGLYAELSPDWYRRAALMAASGLAAPEFFVFSDDPDWVRGHLDFGHPLTVVDHNAGAPLADMRLMSLCGRHVIANSSFSWWGAWLDRRPGAVVLAPAKWFGPRRARRRIDDLYPATWRRT
- a CDS encoding glycosyltransferase family 4 protein — protein: MMARSPMCVTARPCPAYIFGHAQFIGGGEESGVALVRGLDRARFDPLAVVPGPGAVAGRLRDAGVRTVEAAMPSPLRHPLRFMRSVVRLARTLRDAGADILHASTSRSALYAALAGRMLNCPVVWHVRESKTDFAPYDLLLALGANRVVCVSAAVRDMRFSRFGPLVRDRLTVIRNGVDAAFFDNTPKLRRAGRERLGAGPDEVLFGMLGSYVPRKGHAFLLRSLARAVGGALPPVRLVLAGNMIDAAVLREVRRLAAVPELHGRVDVFGPHDDPRALLAALDVFVLPSTGEGLSRALMEAMSMGLPVAATDIPETREGAPPPVHALVAPLGDEEAMARILRRLAEDGPLRERMGRANRERAVTRFAIGDHVRRVQGLYEGLSVMCGMACDGMGPRRTPRVRRLARGGGRGLRWAVGAALGLLPRLALRSPCAGRGEVLAVAPADAADMAQALPGLAMLARSVSGGVDVLAHGASAELARLVPGCRVVHGFVRGVSGVFCAARAVRAAGYGVVCDFSTDGALGPPVAARLGGAPCVGLAGGGREREPFLSVAVSALPGPNPGACAFTGLARAVCAFMGARVVPDRSGAAFDAIGGEDDDGAEAVDGAAVSSAVAPLVVVAAGGHSVADRWPAASWADLAAMLGEAGHEVIVVMSGTDGGLARCFRERGTGGYAVMPDVDARTVRGLCRRAALFVGGDSWEMALADVCGVPTVRVLGPLPRWRREPAGRTEALREEDLECLGCGGPDCRIGTHECMRRITPDMVLAAALRVLAADSAGRAAECRVQDEP
- a CDS encoding glycosyltransferase, which translates into the protein MTPAVSVLMAVRDGERWLGHAVESVLAQSCADFECIVVDDASTDTSRDILAACGDARVRCIVNERRLGLAASLNRALAAARGAVVARQDADDESRPERLERQMAFLAAHPEVGVVGTGVDMVDDEGRPAGEYLLYPDHARISWALCFGHPFAHPSVCLRTELLRRVGGYDESFGAAQDHDLWTRLAGRTRFANLDERFVVYRRHDASVSSARAGRQREADARARAAHLSWLTGRHVDEAELFWNALPAAVPGAVELAPERAVAGLVAYARLVVEARRAFARRMRCDAAEARAVDRLAGRRLWNVGAALARVSVPWAAWAVARAMALDPALAGREARSGLRRTVARLLRRAEDAG